The genomic interval GTATTCGTCTTCTACGACGAGATAGTGGGGCACATGAGGGAGCCCATAGTCATACCCGAGCCCGGAGAGCTCGAAGTCATAGACAGGATAAAACCCGACTGCCCTCCCGAAGAGTACTTTCCCTACGACGACGCCTACGATATACCGCCGCTCGCGGCCTACGGCGAGGGCTACAGGTTCCACGTAACCGGTCTTAACCACAAAAAAGACGGCTTTCCGACCAACGACTCTGTCCTTATAGAAGCGGGCAACAAGAAGATAATGCGGAAGATCGACGACAACCTCGACGATATCCTGAAGAACGAGACCTACGAGCTCGACGACGCCGATATAGCGATATTCGCCTACGGCACCACGGCCCGGAGCGCCAGGTTCGCCGTGGGTAAGGCGAGGGAAAAGGGGATAAAGGCCGGGCTCCTGAGGCCGCTTACCCTCTGGCCCTTCCCCGAAAAGGCAGTAAGGGATATGGCGTCCAGGGCCAAAGCGATAATCGTCCCGGAGATGAACCTCGGGCAGATGATCCTCGAAGTAGAGCGCTGCAGTCCCGGCGTTAAGGTCACAGGCATACACAGGGTGGACGGCGAGCCCATAAACCCGGCCCAGATACTCGAAGCGATAGAGAGAGTTTAAGAAGTCTAATGGTTATGGAGGATATGCCATGACAGCAGTAGCGGCAAAGAAGCAAAAACTGAGCGTACCGTTCGATTACCACAAGTACCTGAGGCCGGATAAGCTCCCACACATATGGTGTCCGGGCTGCGGCCACGGCATAGTGCTGAAATCGCTCCTTCGGGCCATAGACAAGAGCGGGCTCACCAAGGACGAGATATGCATGGTCTCGGGCATAGGCTGTTCTTCGAGGACGCCGGGCTACGTGGACTTCAACACGATGCATACCCTTCACGGCAGGGCGCTCTCCTACG from Thermodesulfobacteriota bacterium carries:
- a CDS encoding transketolase C-terminal domain-containing protein — translated: VFVFYDEIVGHMREPIVIPEPGELEVIDRIKPDCPPEEYFPYDDAYDIPPLAAYGEGYRFHVTGLNHKKDGFPTNDSVLIEAGNKKIMRKIDDNLDDILKNETYELDDADIAIFAYGTTARSARFAVGKAREKGIKAGLLRPLTLWPFPEKAVRDMASRAKAIIVPEMNLGQMILEVERCSPGVKVTGIHRVDGEPINPAQILEAIERV